In the genome of Populus alba chromosome 11, ASM523922v2, whole genome shotgun sequence, one region contains:
- the LOC118051909 gene encoding large ribosomal subunit protein bL34c — protein sequence MATSISMISSSPPPWMASSRARSNGSASASLSLISGSRTKRDFSMNVATNSTTRSGLLHCSFLSSSSLSLPSSFSGLSLGLGLNSNIGVRKDIGRGLVVRAGKAALCQTKRNRSRKSLARTHGFRRRMRTTSGRAVLKRRRAKGRKVLCTKSNPNSGKGS from the exons ATGGCTACTTCAATTTCAATGATATCGTCATCACCGCCACCTTGGATGGCGTCGAGTCGAGCAAGAAGCAATGGCAGCGCATCAGCTTCACTCTCTCTTATTTCTGGTTCAAGAACGAAAAGGGATTTTTCAATGAATGTGGCCACCAACTCCACAACTCGCTCGGGGCTGCTTCATTGCTCCttcctttcttcctcttctctctctttaccTTCTTCCTTCTCAG GTTTATCTCTGGGATTGGGTTTGAATTCTAACATCGGAGTAAGAAAGGATATAGGTCGTGGTCTAGTAGTGAGAGCTGGGAAGGCTGCACTTTGTCAAACCAAGAGAAACAGGTCCAGAAAGTCTCTGGCTCGGACTCATGGCTTCCGTCGAAGAATGAGAACCACTAGTGGGAGGGCAGTGTTGAAACGTCGACGTGCTAAAGGAAGAAAGGTCCTTTGCACCAAGTCCAATCCCAATAGTGGGAAAGGTTCATAA